The following are encoded in a window of Candidatus Latescibacterota bacterium genomic DNA:
- the tsaB gene encoding tRNA (adenosine(37)-N6)-threonylcarbamoyltransferase complex dimerization subunit type 1 TsaB, with translation MDERLILALDTSRLKGSVAIARGDHTFCELLFDASDTHSATLMPAIDICVRTAGLDLDEMDLFAVVTGPGSFTGLRIGLATIKALASIRKRPVALVGSLESIAGAFPYCAETVVPVLDARRGEIYIGAYDTSSGYPEELIPPLAVRPGEAAETLAKGGVTERVILCGNGTEAYREVLESVLPVGSRFADPIKGDPSAAVTAMIARRREPVLYEELAGVEPVYIRPPDAKLPADSRLREGGGQG, from the coding sequence ATGGATGAAAGACTGATACTGGCTCTGGATACTTCCAGGTTAAAAGGTAGTGTGGCGATTGCAAGAGGTGATCACACGTTCTGTGAGCTGCTTTTTGACGCGAGTGACACCCATTCGGCCACCCTTATGCCTGCCATAGACATATGTGTGAGGACCGCTGGCCTGGATCTTGACGAAATGGATCTATTTGCCGTAGTCACAGGGCCTGGAAGCTTTACAGGGCTCCGTATCGGGCTTGCCACGATCAAGGCGCTGGCCTCGATCCGGAAACGCCCGGTAGCCCTTGTGGGCAGTCTCGAATCGATTGCGGGAGCATTTCCATACTGCGCAGAGACCGTAGTGCCAGTTCTCGACGCGAGAAGGGGCGAGATATATATCGGCGCATACGATACATCGAGCGGATACCCTGAAGAATTGATACCACCGCTGGCCGTACGCCCCGGCGAAGCTGCGGAGACGCTGGCTAAAGGTGGGGTTACCGAAAGAGTCATCCTGTGTGGGAATGGTACGGAAGCCTACAGAGAAGTCCTGGAGTCTGTCCTGCCTGTCGGCAGTCGTTTCGCCGATCCCATCAAGGGAGACCCGTCGGCTGCTGTTACGGCCATGATCGCCAGGCGAAGAGAACCTGTCCTGTATGAGGAGTTGGCCGGGGTCGAACCTGTGTATATCAGGCCTCCTGACGCGAAACTGCCCGCCGACAGCAGGTTGAGGGAAGGGGGAGGACAGGGATGA
- the serS gene encoding serine--tRNA ligase, which translates to MLDRKLLRKDPERVRKGMAGKHVDFDLDELLAKDEKMRDLIQETEKLKAERNDASHEISRLKKEKKDATSIIENMKATSLRIREVDEALKSISEEIDGLTLAMPNLPHESVPFGKGAEDNPVVKSWGEIPEMPEKPLSHWEIGEKLGILDLAAGALVSGRGFVVLRGNGALLTRALINLFLDIHRKQGYEELWVPFMVNRDSMIGTGQLPKMADDMYHCERDDLFLIPTAEVPVTNMYRDTILEGDILPMKLTAYTPCFRREAGSYGQDTRGMTRVHQFDKVEMVRYALPENSYGDLEVLLGDACEVLEVLDIPYRVIELCTGDLSFAAAKCYDIETWAPGVEKWLEVSSCSNFEDFQARRAGIRFRREKGAKPEFVHTLNGSGLALPRIIATILEMNQTPTGKVRVPSALIPFMGGIEYLEA; encoded by the coding sequence ATGCTTGACAGAAAACTATTGAGAAAGGATCCAGAGAGGGTCCGTAAGGGAATGGCGGGCAAGCATGTCGATTTCGACCTGGACGAGTTACTCGCTAAAGACGAAAAGATGCGCGACCTTATCCAGGAGACCGAAAAACTCAAGGCCGAAAGAAACGATGCATCGCATGAAATATCGAGACTGAAAAAGGAAAAGAAGGACGCGACTTCGATCATAGAAAACATGAAGGCCACGTCTCTCAGGATCCGTGAAGTCGACGAGGCGCTTAAATCGATATCGGAAGAGATCGACGGGCTGACACTGGCGATGCCCAATCTGCCTCACGAATCGGTTCCGTTTGGAAAGGGCGCTGAGGACAACCCTGTAGTGAAAAGTTGGGGAGAGATCCCTGAAATGCCTGAAAAACCTCTCTCTCACTGGGAAATAGGGGAGAAGCTGGGGATACTCGACCTGGCTGCGGGAGCCCTGGTCTCAGGTCGCGGGTTTGTTGTTTTGAGGGGGAACGGAGCGCTGCTCACGAGGGCTCTGATCAATCTTTTCCTGGATATTCACAGGAAACAGGGGTACGAGGAACTCTGGGTACCATTCATGGTCAACAGGGATTCGATGATCGGCACAGGCCAGCTTCCAAAAATGGCGGACGACATGTATCACTGCGAAAGGGACGACCTCTTTCTGATACCCACTGCCGAAGTACCAGTGACGAATATGTACAGGGATACTATTCTGGAAGGTGACATCCTTCCGATGAAGCTTACTGCCTATACTCCGTGTTTCCGGAGGGAGGCGGGAAGTTATGGACAGGACACAAGAGGGATGACAAGGGTGCATCAGTTCGACAAGGTCGAAATGGTGAGGTACGCCCTGCCCGAGAATTCCTACGGCGATCTCGAAGTACTTCTCGGCGACGCCTGCGAGGTCCTCGAAGTGCTCGACATACCATACCGGGTGATAGAGCTCTGTACCGGAGACCTCAGCTTCGCGGCTGCCAAATGTTACGATATAGAGACGTGGGCTCCTGGAGTGGAGAAATGGCTCGAGGTGTCCTCATGCAGCAATTTTGAGGATTTCCAGGCCAGAAGGGCCGGGATCAGGTTCAGGAGAGAGAAAGGAGCAAAGCCGGAGTTCGTTCATACCCTGAACGGTTCCGGGCTTGCCCTGCCGAGGATCATTGCCACGATACTCGAGATGAACCAGACTCCGACCGGCAAGGTCCGGGTTCCTTCCGCACTGATACCGTTTATGGGCGGTATCGAATATCTTGAGGCTTGA
- the tsaE gene encoding tRNA (adenosine(37)-N6)-threonylcarbamoyltransferase complex ATPase subunit type 1 TsaE, whose amino-acid sequence MVSLERSTGDLSSAVFETADEESTRALGESFGRAVPGGTAISLEGGLGAGKTCFVKGVARGLGIDAEVLSPTFILVEEYRGEIPLFHFDLYRLEKLEEVEKIGFYDAIDGRNIVMVEWGDRLPGGENIFDVRVRIEIVSGSERKIEIEGPSGLLDRMRGAPG is encoded by the coding sequence ATGGTGAGTTTGGAAAGATCGACAGGTGACTTGTCTTCCGCCGTCTTCGAGACCGCGGATGAAGAAAGTACCCGCGCGCTTGGAGAATCGTTCGGCCGAGCTGTCCCAGGCGGGACGGCGATCTCTCTCGAGGGTGGGCTCGGTGCCGGCAAGACCTGTTTTGTAAAGGGTGTGGCCAGGGGTTTGGGCATTGACGCGGAGGTACTCAGCCCTACCTTTATACTGGTCGAGGAGTACAGGGGAGAGATCCCTCTTTTCCATTTCGATCTCTACAGGCTCGAGAAACTGGAAGAAGTCGAGAAGATAGGATTTTACGACGCCATAGACGGCAGAAACATCGTGATGGTCGAATGGGGAGACAGGCTGCCGGGTGGCGAGAATATATTCGATGTCCGGGTGCGGATAGAGATAGTGTCCGGATCGGAGCGGAAGATCGAGATCGAGGGGCCTTCCGGCCTCCTGGACAGAATGCGGGGTGCCCCCGGTTGA
- a CDS encoding bifunctional response regulator/alkaline phosphatase family protein — translation MKEKKILWVDDEIDMLRSHQIFLKDKGYSVKGVSSGDEALKVLKSEIFDLVLLDETMPGKSGLETLQEIKEIVASIPVIMITKNEEEGLMEQAIGMKIDDYLLKPINPLQIFSAVKRLLEAHKIQEGAVSKDYLQVFSRIDEKVSSRPDLKEWTQIHFDLSQWDIEFDKFNSTGMDQIHLDLRKKCNFEFGSYFEENYRDWINSDSEPHMSPDVFRQFVFPHLRERKKVYFIVIDCMRLDQWLTIEDLLTPYFNIQRDSYIAIVPTATPYARNSIFSGLYPLDIQKKYPDYWLERSRDEFSKNRYEQELMQEQLRRAGFGNLSNKYIKIYETEEANEIRKQVNSYRNIDFVAMVFNFLDILAHGRSQSEILQEIAPDERAFRSLMRSWFTHSALYEILKQISRHDAIAVITTDHGSVLGQKASLVHGNRETSSNLRYKFGENINGDPKQTLMIRNPLDYRLPAESPSKNYIIAKENYYFVYPTRFHEYERQYQGTFQHGGISLEENIVPCITLLPR, via the coding sequence TTGAAGGAAAAGAAGATACTGTGGGTGGACGACGAGATAGACATGCTCCGGTCCCACCAGATCTTTCTCAAGGATAAAGGATACTCTGTAAAGGGAGTCTCCAGCGGAGACGAGGCGCTCAAGGTCCTTAAATCGGAAATTTTCGATCTCGTGCTACTCGACGAGACGATGCCCGGAAAAAGCGGCCTCGAGACTCTTCAGGAGATCAAGGAGATCGTGGCGAGCATTCCAGTGATCATGATCACGAAAAACGAAGAAGAAGGTCTGATGGAACAGGCTATCGGTATGAAGATAGACGACTATCTTTTGAAACCGATCAATCCCCTGCAGATATTCTCCGCAGTCAAACGATTACTCGAGGCTCACAAGATACAGGAGGGTGCGGTCAGTAAGGACTACCTCCAGGTATTCAGCCGGATAGACGAGAAGGTATCTTCCCGTCCGGACTTGAAAGAATGGACCCAGATACACTTCGATCTTTCCCAGTGGGACATAGAATTCGACAAGTTCAACTCGACTGGTATGGACCAGATCCATCTGGACCTGAGAAAGAAATGCAATTTCGAGTTCGGAAGCTATTTTGAAGAGAACTACCGGGACTGGATCAATTCGGACAGCGAGCCGCACATGAGTCCAGATGTATTCAGACAGTTTGTCTTTCCACATCTCAGAGAAAGAAAAAAAGTCTACTTCATCGTCATCGACTGTATGAGGCTGGATCAGTGGCTGACAATCGAGGATCTTCTCACTCCGTATTTCAATATCCAGAGGGACAGCTACATCGCTATTGTGCCGACTGCCACTCCATACGCGAGGAATTCGATATTTTCGGGATTGTACCCTCTCGATATACAGAAAAAATATCCCGATTACTGGCTCGAGAGATCACGGGATGAGTTCAGCAAGAACAGGTACGAACAGGAATTGATGCAGGAACAGCTTCGTCGGGCAGGATTTGGAAACCTTTCGAACAAATATATAAAGATCTACGAGACCGAAGAGGCCAACGAGATCAGAAAACAGGTGAACAGTTACAGGAATATCGATTTTGTCGCGATGGTGTTCAATTTTCTCGATATCCTGGCTCACGGTAGAAGCCAGAGCGAGATCCTCCAGGAGATCGCGCCGGACGAAAGGGCATTCCGATCGCTGATGCGGTCCTGGTTCACCCATTCGGCCCTGTATGAGATCCTCAAACAGATATCCAGGCATGATGCCATCGCGGTAATTACTACCGACCATGGATCCGTGCTTGGCCAGAAGGCGAGTCTGGTACACGGCAACAGGGAGACGTCGAGCAACCTCAGGTACAAGTTCGGAGAGAATATCAACGGAGATCCGAAGCAGACCCTGATGATCCGTAACCCTCTGGACTACCGGCTGCCGGCAGAGAGTCCATCGAAGAATTATATCATCGCGAAAGAGAACTACTATTTCGTTTACCCGACTCGTTTTCATGAATACGAAAGACAGTATCAGGGAACTTTTCAGCATGGTGGAATATCTCTTGAAGAGAACATTGTTCCATGTATTACCCTGCTTCCCAGATAA